One genomic region from Ralstonia pseudosolanacearum encodes:
- a CDS encoding YggT family protein: protein MFGDITRFLLDTLFTLFGAALLLRAWTQAVRLSPRNPLSQSIFQLTGWLVHPLRRIIPATGYIDWSSLVAAYLTALAYLVLLVAALGASPLGLLPFGFLAALFTVLKWGFNVLVWITIVSAILSWVAPHAPMAAVLNTLIDPLLRPIRRVLPPMGGLDLSPLVLLVVAQVVVIALSHAYPLFM, encoded by the coding sequence ATGTTCGGCGACATCACGCGCTTTCTGCTCGACACCCTCTTCACCCTGTTCGGCGCCGCGCTGCTGCTGCGCGCGTGGACGCAGGCGGTGCGGCTGTCGCCGCGCAATCCGCTGTCGCAGTCCATCTTCCAACTGACGGGCTGGCTGGTGCACCCGCTGCGGCGGATCATCCCGGCCACGGGCTACATCGACTGGTCATCGCTGGTGGCGGCCTACCTGACGGCGCTGGCCTACCTGGTGCTGCTGGTGGCCGCGCTCGGAGCGAGCCCGCTGGGCCTGCTGCCGTTCGGTTTCCTGGCGGCGCTGTTCACGGTGCTGAAGTGGGGCTTCAACGTGCTGGTGTGGATCACCATCGTCTCGGCGATCCTGTCGTGGGTGGCGCCGCATGCGCCCATGGCCGCCGTGCTCAATACGCTGATCGACCCGCTGCTGCGCCCCATCCGCCGCGTGCTGCCGCCGATGGGCGGCCTGGACCTGTCGCCGCTGGTGCTGCTGGTGGTGGCGCAGGTGGTGGTGATCGCACTGTCGCACGCGTATCCGCTGTTCATGTAA
- a CDS encoding glycine zipper 2TM domain-containing protein yields MKHWKTILAAIAAALLPMLTACTLGGAVAGGVIGHEVTHSPAGTIGGAVAGGIIGHELGQ; encoded by the coding sequence ATGAAGCACTGGAAAACCATCCTGGCCGCCATCGCAGCCGCGCTGCTGCCGATGCTGACGGCCTGCACGCTCGGCGGCGCCGTGGCCGGCGGCGTGATCGGCCATGAAGTGACGCACAGCCCGGCCGGCACCATCGGCGGTGCCGTGGCCGGCGGCATCATCGGTCACGAGCTCGGCCAGTGA
- a CDS encoding MBL fold metallo-hydrolase, whose protein sequence is MKNPDYDPSKPHHTPDGFRNRYPHAPRDNNGSAWKWMRERRRLGLPKPPTADLSCVPPDLAAIRRPPAVPQLTWIGHETLLLQIDGLNVLTDPVFGERASPLPFAGPRRHQPPGLSLAQLPHIDLVLLSHNHYDHLCRASVRALMRQPGGAPMFFVPLGIDRWFQRHVRGTRLSGEHVNVRAFDWDAEARFGPFSVHFCAVQHWSARGLYDRNRTLWGSWALLHPQLRFWFSGDLGYSQDTRDIGARFGHFDVAAIAVGAYEPRWFMKTQHIDPAEAVQVMQDIGARHAVGIHWGTFPLTDEPLDQPIADLANALRARDIDAERFVLFRHGETRVWDAQAARLLTRAEQQKEKARPRVDSLAAQ, encoded by the coding sequence ATGAAGAACCCCGATTACGATCCGTCCAAGCCCCACCACACCCCCGACGGCTTCCGCAACCGCTACCCCCACGCCCCACGCGACAACAACGGCAGCGCCTGGAAGTGGATGCGCGAGCGCCGCCGCCTCGGCCTGCCCAAGCCGCCCACCGCCGATCTGTCCTGCGTGCCGCCCGATCTGGCGGCCATCCGCCGCCCGCCCGCCGTGCCGCAGCTGACCTGGATCGGCCACGAGACCCTGCTGCTGCAGATCGACGGCCTGAACGTGCTGACCGATCCGGTGTTCGGCGAGCGCGCCTCGCCGCTGCCGTTCGCCGGCCCGCGCCGGCACCAGCCGCCGGGCCTGTCGCTCGCGCAGTTGCCGCACATCGATCTGGTGCTGCTCTCGCACAACCACTACGACCACCTCTGCCGCGCCAGCGTGCGCGCGCTGATGCGGCAGCCGGGCGGCGCGCCGATGTTCTTCGTGCCGCTGGGCATCGACCGCTGGTTCCAGCGCCACGTGCGCGGCACGCGCCTGTCGGGCGAGCACGTCAACGTGCGCGCCTTCGACTGGGACGCCGAAGCCCGCTTCGGCCCGTTCAGCGTGCATTTCTGCGCCGTGCAGCATTGGTCCGCGCGCGGGCTGTACGACCGCAACCGCACGCTGTGGGGCAGCTGGGCGCTGCTGCATCCGCAGCTGCGCTTCTGGTTTTCCGGAGACCTCGGCTATTCGCAGGACACCCGCGACATCGGGGCCCGCTTCGGCCACTTCGACGTGGCGGCGATTGCCGTGGGCGCCTACGAGCCGCGCTGGTTCATGAAGACGCAGCACATCGACCCGGCCGAGGCGGTGCAGGTGATGCAGGATATCGGCGCGCGGCATGCGGTCGGCATCCACTGGGGCACCTTTCCCCTGACCGACGAGCCGCTCGACCAGCCCATCGCCGACCTGGCGAACGCGCTGCGCGCGCGCGACATCGACGCCGAGCGCTTCGTCCTGTTCCGCCACGGCGAGACGCGCGTGTGGGACGCCCAGGCAGCGCGCCTGCTGACCCGCGCCGAGCAACAAAAAGAAAAAGCGCGGCCGCGAGTCGACTCGCTGGCCGCGCAGTAG
- a CDS encoding RNA polymerase sigma factor FliA has product MQDAPKAGMDMYTATGRKTKSDEMAAYAPLVRRIANQMMVKLPASVELDDLIQAGMMGLLDALSRYEETQGVQFEFYAAQRIRGAILDELRGSDWLPRGLRRNARTIEQAIQKLQQQKGRAPTETEIAAFLNMSLADYQKLLVELQGSQLLYYEDFDREDADAFIENRAPENDATPLDQLLDHDLRESVVAAIEALPEREKLMMSLYYEQDLNLREIGAVMGVSESRVCQIHSQAIARIRSRLRERAWLPTPG; this is encoded by the coding sequence ATGCAAGACGCGCCAAAGGCAGGCATGGACATGTATACCGCTACCGGTCGCAAGACCAAGTCCGACGAAATGGCCGCGTACGCACCGCTGGTGCGCCGCATTGCCAACCAGATGATGGTGAAGCTGCCGGCCAGCGTCGAACTCGACGACCTGATCCAGGCCGGCATGATGGGGTTGCTCGACGCGCTGTCGCGCTATGAAGAAACCCAGGGCGTGCAGTTCGAGTTCTATGCCGCCCAGCGCATCCGCGGCGCCATCCTGGACGAGCTGCGCGGCTCGGACTGGCTGCCGCGCGGGCTGCGCCGCAACGCGCGCACCATCGAACAGGCGATCCAGAAGCTGCAGCAGCAGAAGGGCCGCGCGCCGACCGAGACCGAGATTGCCGCCTTCCTGAACATGTCGCTGGCCGACTACCAGAAGCTGCTGGTGGAGCTGCAGGGCAGCCAGCTGCTGTACTACGAAGACTTCGATCGCGAAGACGCCGACGCCTTCATCGAGAACCGCGCCCCCGAGAACGATGCGACGCCGCTCGACCAACTGCTCGACCACGATCTGCGCGAGTCGGTGGTCGCCGCCATCGAGGCGCTGCCCGAGCGCGAGAAGCTGATGATGAGCCTGTACTACGAGCAGGATCTGAACCTGCGCGAGATCGGCGCCGTGATGGGCGTGTCGGAATCGCGCGTGTGCCAGATCCACAGCCAGGCCATCGCCCGCATCCGCTCGCGCCTGCGCGAGCGGGCCTGGCTGCCGACGCCGGGCTGA
- a CDS encoding MinD/ParA family ATP-binding protein, with protein sequence MTTSFAKDQADGLRRLLGQSSCRHVLVIAGEEQVDDVVDNLRAALTTMGRDTAVVSAPTILALDGVLEQHDAEADVTLVAAHFGIRALSTVAEACDDVLLIFSEAPEGIKAAYTLLKKTAVLQGSKGGSGIRTVVSGARSVDSAVRVFGNLSNTVGQYLNTRIDFAGYIPDDRHIELALSLGKPVVSAFPASPSAMAFRQLAEEMLSWASVEAQPGSDAPASGVAILEQDPAHAPAETTSIPTPHATACAAEMVY encoded by the coding sequence ATGACGACGTCATTCGCCAAGGACCAGGCCGATGGGCTGCGCCGCTTGCTCGGGCAGTCGTCGTGCCGCCATGTGCTCGTGATCGCCGGCGAGGAGCAGGTCGACGACGTGGTCGACAACCTGCGCGCCGCGCTTACCACCATGGGTCGCGATACCGCCGTGGTGAGCGCGCCGACCATCCTTGCGCTCGACGGCGTGCTCGAGCAGCACGACGCGGAGGCCGACGTGACGCTGGTCGCCGCGCATTTCGGCATCCGCGCCCTGAGCACGGTGGCGGAGGCCTGCGATGACGTCCTGCTGATCTTCTCCGAGGCGCCCGAGGGCATCAAGGCCGCCTACACGCTGCTCAAGAAGACGGCGGTGCTGCAGGGCAGCAAGGGCGGCAGCGGCATCCGCACCGTGGTCAGCGGCGCGCGTTCGGTCGATTCCGCCGTGCGCGTGTTCGGCAACCTGTCGAACACCGTCGGCCAGTACCTGAATACCCGCATCGATTTCGCCGGCTACATCCCCGATGACCGGCATATCGAGCTGGCGCTGTCGCTCGGCAAGCCCGTCGTCAGCGCGTTCCCCGCATCGCCTTCGGCCATGGCCTTCCGCCAGCTGGCCGAAGAGATGCTGAGCTGGGCCAGTGTCGAGGCCCAGCCCGGTTCCGACGCACCGGCGTCAGGGGTGGCCATATTGGAGCAGGATCCGGCGCATGCGCCGGCGGAGACAACGTCGATCCCTACGCCCCACGCCACCGCGTGCGCGGCCGAGATGGTTTATTGA
- the flhF gene encoding flagellar biosynthesis protein FlhF has translation MKMHRFTGLTSRDVLRKVRDQLGDGALILSNRAIPGGIEVIAASDSHLDALIDTQSTAPRAAQRRPVMPAPIPEPAPIADSAAPEAAVAATAAQASADAPTLNALARLRNRFAGARRVAGHEEADAAKPAAGRKVQTRVDDDVSLDAAEEPLAASTRVLAGLLMDHANDDAAQTLASTAQFIARRTLAAEESEPPVQRPATAREPRSLRSFAERVEAQARAARAEQAAAEQARQQPVAAAQPETRKPSDVFVRMEEPVARADASYDDLSLPRPEIQASFKADFKADFKAETDAMTRRMVGEIEVLKSTLTDAMSSLASLGVKLGDPVRTRLFQTMLNAGFSAQLTRYVLDNMPQHGTYDSALDFVQRALEKNLTVVPNENSLLDQGGVFALMGPTGVGKTTTTAKLAARFVLRHGASRVALLSTDSYRIGGHEQLRIYGKILGVSVHAVKDAQDLSLALGDLREKHVVLIDTIGMSQRDRAVSEQMAMLHAVGPSIKRLLLLNATSNGKTLDEVVSAYRDANLAGCILTKIDEAASVGHAMDAMIRHRLPLHYVSYGQRVPEDIAVPNKKMLIHRTFRTSAEQSSFALDSDESLLVAQGPARSREPGLAAFDFA, from the coding sequence ATGAAGATGCATCGATTCACCGGACTGACCTCGCGCGATGTGTTGCGCAAGGTGCGCGACCAGCTGGGCGACGGCGCGCTGATTCTCTCGAACCGCGCCATCCCCGGCGGCATCGAGGTCATCGCAGCCTCCGACTCGCATCTGGATGCGCTGATCGACACGCAGTCCACGGCACCCAGGGCCGCGCAGCGCCGCCCGGTGATGCCCGCGCCGATTCCCGAGCCGGCCCCGATCGCTGACAGCGCCGCACCCGAAGCGGCTGTGGCCGCAACGGCGGCACAGGCCTCGGCCGACGCGCCGACGCTCAACGCGCTGGCCCGCCTGCGCAACCGCTTTGCCGGCGCGCGCCGCGTCGCCGGGCACGAAGAGGCGGACGCCGCCAAGCCCGCCGCCGGCCGCAAGGTGCAGACCCGCGTGGACGACGACGTCTCGCTCGACGCCGCCGAGGAGCCGCTGGCCGCATCCACCCGCGTGCTGGCCGGTTTGCTGATGGACCACGCCAACGACGACGCGGCCCAGACGCTGGCCAGCACCGCCCAGTTCATCGCACGCCGCACCCTGGCCGCCGAAGAGAGCGAGCCGCCCGTGCAGCGCCCGGCCACGGCCCGCGAGCCGCGCTCGCTGCGCAGTTTCGCCGAGCGCGTCGAGGCCCAGGCCCGTGCCGCGCGCGCCGAACAGGCCGCGGCCGAGCAGGCCCGCCAGCAGCCGGTCGCGGCAGCCCAGCCCGAGACCCGCAAGCCCTCCGACGTCTTCGTGCGCATGGAGGAGCCCGTGGCCCGCGCCGACGCGTCGTACGACGATCTGAGCCTGCCGCGCCCGGAAATCCAGGCCAGCTTCAAGGCCGATTTCAAGGCGGACTTCAAGGCCGAGACCGACGCCATGACCCGCCGCATGGTCGGCGAGATCGAAGTCCTGAAGAGCACGCTTACCGATGCGATGTCGAGCCTGGCCTCGCTGGGCGTCAAGCTGGGCGACCCGGTGCGCACGCGCCTGTTCCAGACCATGCTGAACGCCGGCTTCTCGGCGCAGCTCACGCGCTATGTGCTCGACAACATGCCGCAGCACGGCACGTACGACAGCGCGCTGGACTTCGTGCAGCGTGCCCTGGAGAAGAACCTGACGGTGGTGCCCAACGAGAACAGCCTGCTCGACCAGGGCGGCGTGTTCGCCCTGATGGGCCCGACCGGCGTGGGCAAGACCACCACCACCGCCAAGCTGGCCGCGCGCTTCGTGCTGCGCCACGGCGCCTCGCGCGTCGCGCTGCTCTCGACCGACAGCTACCGGATCGGCGGCCACGAGCAGCTGCGCATCTACGGCAAGATCCTGGGCGTCTCGGTGCACGCCGTGAAAGACGCGCAAGACCTGAGCCTGGCGCTGGGCGACCTGCGCGAGAAGCACGTGGTGCTGATCGACACCATCGGCATGAGCCAGCGCGACCGCGCCGTCTCCGAGCAGATGGCGATGCTGCATGCCGTGGGCCCGTCGATCAAGCGCCTGCTGCTGCTCAACGCCACCAGCAACGGCAAGACGCTGGACGAAGTGGTGAGCGCCTACCGCGACGCCAACCTCGCCGGCTGCATCCTCACCAAGATCGACGAGGCCGCTTCCGTCGGCCACGCGATGGACGCGATGATCCGCCACCGCCTGCCGCTGCACTACGTGTCGTACGGCCAGCGCGTGCCGGAAGACATCGCCGTGCCCAACAAGAAGATGCTGATCCACCGCACGTTCCGGACCAGCGCCGAGCAGTCGTCGTTCGCGCTGGACTCGGATGAATCGCTGCTGGTGGCCCAAGGCCCCGCGCGGAGCCGCGAACCTGGTCTGGCTGCGTTCGACTTTGCCTGA
- the flhA gene encoding flagellar biosynthesis protein FlhA has protein sequence MNAAMLRVSDFLRQGDYRSAAGPVLIILILAMMVLPLPPMVLDLLFTFNIALSIIVLLISMHTLKPLDFSSFPSILLITTLMRLSLNVASTRVVLMEGHTGPDAAGKVIEAFGHFLVGGNYTVGIVLFVILIIINFMVISKGAGRIAEVSARFTLDAMPGKQMAIDADLNAGLIREDEARRRRQNIAQEAEFFGSMDGASKFVRGDSVAGIAILMINIVGGLAVGVLQHGMDIGHAATNYTLLTIGDGLVAQIPALVISTAAGIMVSRVSTDKDIGQQLSTELFGMPVVLLTTAGVIGLLGMVPGMPHFPFILFAGLLGYTGWHLKKKREVPAVPPVLQAIAPVDTPEASWDDVAWVDVLGLEIGYRLIPLVDKSQDGELLRRIKGIRKKFTQDMGFLAPVVHIRDNLELGPSSYRITLKGVEIGRGEVQQGKFLAINPGGQAGYSGTQLPGTPTVDPTFGLPALWISADVRDRAQAEGYTVVDCSTVIATHVNQLIYTHSTELLGRLEVQQLLDHLAKEAPKLVEDVCPKLLPVATVQKVLQNLLDEGLHIRDIRTIVETLAEHGGRTQDPAELTAAVRIALGRAIAQHLFPNKTEMQVVTLEPNLENILLQSVVGGNAGPIEPQLADSLLQAATDSSRQYEQQGQTGVLLVPPALRPMLARLFKRAAPSLRVLSHAEIPDHRTIKVVAMLGGRA, from the coding sequence ATGAACGCCGCAATGCTCCGAGTTTCAGACTTCCTGCGCCAGGGCGACTACCGCTCCGCCGCCGGCCCGGTGCTGATCATCCTGATCCTGGCGATGATGGTGCTGCCGCTGCCGCCGATGGTGCTGGATCTGCTGTTCACCTTCAACATCGCGCTGTCGATCATCGTGCTGCTGATCAGCATGCACACGCTCAAGCCGCTCGATTTCTCGTCGTTCCCCAGCATCCTGCTGATCACCACGCTGATGCGCCTGTCGCTCAACGTCGCCTCGACCCGCGTGGTGCTGATGGAGGGCCACACCGGCCCGGACGCCGCCGGCAAGGTGATCGAGGCCTTCGGCCACTTCCTGGTGGGCGGCAACTACACCGTCGGCATCGTGCTGTTCGTCATCCTGATCATCATCAACTTCATGGTGATCAGCAAGGGCGCGGGCCGCATCGCCGAAGTCAGCGCGCGCTTCACGCTCGATGCGATGCCCGGCAAGCAGATGGCCATCGATGCCGACCTCAACGCCGGCCTGATCCGCGAAGACGAGGCCCGCCGCCGCCGCCAGAACATCGCCCAGGAGGCGGAGTTCTTCGGCTCCATGGACGGTGCCAGCAAGTTCGTGCGCGGCGATTCGGTGGCCGGCATCGCCATCCTGATGATCAACATCGTGGGCGGCCTGGCCGTGGGCGTGCTGCAGCACGGCATGGACATCGGCCACGCGGCCACCAACTACACGCTGCTGACCATCGGCGACGGCCTGGTCGCGCAGATTCCCGCGCTGGTGATCTCCACCGCGGCCGGCATCATGGTCAGCCGCGTCTCCACCGACAAGGACATCGGCCAGCAGCTCTCCACCGAGCTGTTCGGCATGCCGGTCGTGCTGCTGACCACCGCCGGCGTGATCGGCCTGCTGGGCATGGTGCCGGGCATGCCGCATTTCCCGTTCATCCTGTTTGCCGGCCTGCTGGGCTACACCGGCTGGCACCTGAAGAAGAAGCGCGAGGTGCCGGCGGTCCCGCCGGTGCTGCAGGCCATCGCCCCGGTCGATACGCCCGAAGCCAGCTGGGACGACGTGGCCTGGGTGGACGTGCTGGGCCTGGAGATCGGCTACCGCCTGATCCCGCTGGTCGACAAGAGCCAGGACGGCGAGCTGCTGCGCCGCATCAAGGGCATCCGCAAGAAGTTCACGCAGGACATGGGCTTCCTGGCGCCGGTGGTGCATATCCGCGACAACCTGGAGCTGGGCCCGTCGTCGTACCGCATCACGCTCAAGGGCGTGGAGATCGGCCGGGGCGAGGTGCAGCAGGGCAAGTTCCTGGCCATCAACCCGGGCGGGCAGGCGGGGTATTCGGGCACGCAGCTGCCGGGCACCCCCACCGTGGACCCGACCTTCGGCCTGCCGGCCCTGTGGATCAGCGCCGACGTGCGCGACCGCGCCCAGGCCGAGGGCTACACCGTGGTCGATTGCAGCACGGTCATCGCCACCCACGTCAATCAGTTGATTTACACCCATAGCACCGAGCTTCTCGGCCGTTTGGAAGTGCAGCAGTTGCTCGATCATCTGGCCAAGGAAGCACCGAAGCTGGTCGAAGACGTCTGCCCCAAGCTGTTGCCCGTCGCGACCGTGCAGAAGGTGCTGCAGAACCTGCTGGACGAAGGCCTGCACATCCGCGATATCCGCACCATCGTCGAGACGCTGGCGGAGCACGGAGGCCGGACCCAGGACCCCGCCGAACTCACCGCCGCCGTGCGGATCGCGCTGGGCCGGGCCATCGCCCAGCATCTGTTTCCGAACAAGACCGAAATGCAGGTCGTCACGCTCGAACCGAATCTGGAGAACATCTTGCTGCAAAGCGTCGTTGGCGGAAACGCCGGCCCGATCGAACCGCAACTCGCCGACTCGCTGCTGCAGGCGGCCACCGATTCGTCGCGACAGTACGAGCAGCAGGGCCAGACCGGCGTGCTGCTGGTGCCGCCCGCGCTGCGGCCGATGCTGGCCCGCCTGTTCAAGCGTGCCGCACCCAGCCTGCGCGTGCTGTCGCACGCAGAAATTCCCGATCACCGCACCATTAAAGTTGTCGCCATGCTTGGAGGCCGCGCATGA
- the flhB gene encoding flagellar biosynthesis protein FlhB, which produces MSEDSDLEKTEPASARRLEQAREEGDVPQSRELVSFVLLATGAGGLWVMGESIVRTASSFLARCLEFHRYDYTRAQEQWHYVGAQFGPLAMVLAGLVLMLVLAALSPLALTRGAISFKPVTPDITRLLGMHGLKRMLSVQGLLELPRLLAKLVLVGGVGWWLILHYRDDFVELPRQDLIAGMRDTMHVAGVAFLCMAGVMLLVAAVDVPLALWQYARKHRMTKEEVRKEHRESEGDPQLKGRIRAMQRQAAQRRMMADVPKADVIVTNPTHYAVALRYSEQEGGAPRVLAKGADMVAAKIRELGAEHKIPMLEAPPLARALYRHTEIGHQIPAALYAAVAEVLAYVYQLRRVRTHGGRAPVRPTDLPVPADLDPGPQPGPDDAPDTA; this is translated from the coding sequence ATGTCCGAAGACAGCGATCTCGAAAAGACCGAACCCGCCTCAGCGAGGCGCCTCGAGCAGGCGCGCGAGGAAGGCGACGTTCCCCAATCGCGGGAGCTGGTCTCGTTCGTCCTGCTGGCGACGGGCGCGGGCGGGCTGTGGGTGATGGGCGAGTCGATCGTGCGGACGGCGTCGTCGTTCCTGGCGCGCTGCCTGGAGTTCCACCGCTACGACTACACCCGCGCGCAGGAGCAGTGGCACTACGTCGGCGCCCAGTTCGGCCCGCTCGCCATGGTGCTGGCCGGGCTGGTCCTGATGCTGGTGCTGGCGGCGCTGTCGCCGCTGGCGCTGACGCGCGGGGCGATTTCCTTCAAGCCGGTGACACCCGACATCACCCGGCTGCTCGGGATGCACGGCCTCAAGCGAATGTTGTCCGTGCAGGGGCTGCTGGAGCTGCCGCGCCTGCTGGCCAAGCTGGTGCTGGTGGGCGGCGTCGGCTGGTGGCTGATCCTGCACTATCGCGATGACTTCGTCGAGCTGCCGCGCCAGGACCTGATCGCGGGCATGCGCGACACCATGCACGTGGCCGGCGTGGCCTTCCTGTGCATGGCCGGCGTGATGCTGCTGGTGGCGGCGGTGGACGTGCCGCTGGCGCTGTGGCAATACGCCCGCAAGCACCGCATGACCAAGGAAGAGGTGCGCAAGGAGCACCGCGAGTCCGAAGGCGACCCGCAGCTCAAGGGCCGCATCCGCGCCATGCAGCGTCAGGCGGCCCAGCGCCGCATGATGGCCGACGTGCCCAAGGCGGACGTGATCGTCACCAACCCGACGCACTACGCGGTGGCGCTGCGCTACTCCGAGCAGGAGGGCGGCGCGCCGCGCGTGCTGGCCAAGGGCGCTGACATGGTGGCCGCCAAGATCCGCGAGCTGGGCGCCGAGCACAAGATTCCCATGCTCGAAGCGCCACCCCTGGCGCGTGCGCTGTACCGCCACACCGAGATCGGCCACCAGATTCCGGCGGCGCTGTATGCGGCCGTGGCCGAGGTGCTGGCCTACGTCTACCAGTTGCGCCGCGTGCGCACCCACGGCGGCCGCGCGCCGGTGCGGCCCACCGACCTGCCGGTGCCGGCCGACCTGGACCCGGGGCCACAGCCGGGCCCGGATGACGCGCCGGACACGGCCTGA
- the cheZ gene encoding protein phosphatase CheZ, which translates to MSEMSEGARASADKAKAAPEVEVMPEMLQRIGHLTRMLRESMRELGLDKGVERAASAIPDARDRLNYIANMTEQAATRVLNAIDTARPVQDQLEGEAEELVQRWQSWMDRQLGDDEIRGLVEITNGFLRSVPQKTRDTNQQLMEILMAQDFQDLTGQVIKKVLDVVQLIESQLVGILLENAPEHLRVEVGSSLLNGPQINPDHPDVVANQEQVDDLLESLGF; encoded by the coding sequence ATGAGCGAAATGAGCGAAGGCGCTCGCGCAAGCGCCGACAAGGCCAAGGCCGCACCGGAAGTCGAAGTGATGCCCGAAATGCTGCAGCGGATCGGGCACCTGACCCGCATGCTGCGCGAGAGCATGCGCGAGCTGGGCCTGGACAAGGGCGTGGAGCGCGCCGCCTCGGCCATCCCCGATGCGCGCGACCGCCTGAACTACATCGCCAACATGACCGAGCAGGCGGCCACCCGCGTGCTCAACGCCATCGACACGGCCCGCCCGGTGCAGGACCAGCTCGAAGGCGAGGCCGAGGAACTGGTCCAGCGTTGGCAGTCTTGGATGGACCGCCAGTTGGGCGACGACGAGATCCGTGGCTTGGTCGAGATCACCAACGGCTTCCTGCGCAGCGTCCCGCAAAAGACGCGCGACACCAACCAGCAGCTGATGGAGATCCTGATGGCCCAGGACTTCCAGGATCTGACCGGCCAGGTGATCAAGAAGGTGCTGGACGTCGTCCAGCTGATCGAAAGCCAGCTGGTGGGCATCCTGCTCGAGAACGCGCCCGAGCATCTGCGCGTGGAAGTGGGGTCGTCCCTGCTCAATGGCCCGCAGATCAATCCCGACCACCCGGACGTGGTCGCCAACCAGGAGCAGGTCGACGATCTGCTGGAGAGCCTGGGTTTCTGA
- the cheY gene encoding chemotaxis response regulator CheY, with translation MDKSQYRFLVVDDFPTMRRIVRNLLKELGFANVDEAEDGAAGLAKVKEGRFDFVISDWNMPNMDGLQMLQGIRADPNPGINKLPVLMVTAEAKKENIIAAAQAGANGYVVKPFTAATLDEKLGKIFEKIEKGA, from the coding sequence ATGGACAAGAGCCAGTACCGATTCCTCGTCGTCGATGATTTCCCGACGATGCGCCGGATCGTGCGTAACCTGCTCAAGGAGCTCGGTTTCGCCAACGTCGACGAGGCCGAGGACGGTGCCGCCGGCCTGGCCAAGGTCAAGGAAGGCCGGTTCGATTTCGTGATTTCGGACTGGAACATGCCCAACATGGATGGCCTGCAGATGCTGCAGGGCATCCGTGCCGATCCCAACCCCGGCATCAACAAGCTGCCGGTGCTGATGGTGACGGCCGAGGCCAAGAAAGAAAACATCATCGCCGCCGCCCAGGCCGGTGCCAACGGCTACGTGGTGAAGCCGTTCACCGCGGCCACGCTGGACGAGAAGCTGGGCAAGATCTTCGAGAAGATCGAAAAGGGGGCGTGA